TTGAAACAGTGACGCTTCCCGAAACATCGACCATTGAAGGAGAAACTGTCTTTAAACAGTAACTCTTCCTGAAACATCGACCATTGAAGCAGAAACGGTCTTTGAAACAGTAACTCTTCCTGAAACATCGACCATTGAAGCAGAAACGGTCTTTGAAACAGTAACTCTTCCTGAAACATCGACCATTGAAGGAGAAACTGCATTTGAAACAGTGACTCTTCCTGAAACAACGACCATTGAAGGGGAAACTGCATTTGAAACAGTGACACTTCCTGAAACATCGACCATTGAAGCAGAAACTGTCTTTGAAACAGTGACGCTTCCTGAAACATCGACCGTTGAAGCAGAAACGGTCTTTGAAACAGTGACGCTTCATGAAACATCGACCGTTGAAGCAGAAACTGCATTTGAAACAGTGACGCTTCCTGAAACATCGACCATTGAAGGAGAAACGGTCTTTGAAACAGTGACGCTTCCTGAAACATCGACCATTGAAGGAGAAACTGCATTTGAAACAATGACTCTTCCTGAAACATCGACCATTGAAGCAGAAACTGTCTTTGAAACAGTGACGCTTCCTGAAACATCGACCGATGAAGGAGAAACGGTCTTTGAAACAATGACTCGTCCTGAAACATCGACCATTGAAGGAGAAACTGCATTTGAAACAGTGACTCTTCCTGAAACATCGACCATTGAAGGAGAAACTGTCTTTGAAACAGTGACGCTTCCTGAAACATCGACCATTGAAGCAGAAACGGTCTTTGAAACAGTGACGCTTCCTGAAACATCGACCATTGAAGGAGAAACTGCTTTGAAACAGTGACGCTTCCTGAAACATCGACCATTGAAGGAGAAACTGCATTTGAAACAGTGACGCTTCCTGAAACATCGACCATTGAAGAAGAAACTGCATTTGAAACAGTGATGCTTCCTGAAACATCGACCATTGAAGGAGAAACTGCATTTGAAACAGTGACTCTTCCTGAAACATCGACCATTGAAGGAGAAACTGCATTTGAAACAGTGACGCTTTCTGAAACATCGACCATTGAAGGAGAAACTGTCTTTGAAACAGTGACGCTTTCTGAAACATCGACCATTGAAGGAGAAACTGTCTTTGAAACAGTGACGCTTCCTGAAACATCGACCATTGAAGGAGAAACTGTCTTTGAAACAGTGACGCTTCCCGAAACATCGACCACTGAAGGAGAAACTGCATTTGAAACAGTGACTCCTTCTGAAACATCGACCATTGAAGGAGAAGCCATCTTTGAAACAGTGACGCTTCCTGAAACATCGACCATTGAAGGAGAAACTGTCTTTGAAACAGTGACGCTTCCTGAAACATCGACCATTGAAGGAGAAACTGCTTTTGAAACAGTGACGCTTCCTGAAACATCCACCATTGAAGGAGAAACTGTCTTTGAAACAGTGACTCTTCCTGAAACATCGACCATTGAAGGAGAAACTGTCTTTGAAACAGTGACGCTTCCTGAAACATCGACCGTTGAAGCAGAAACTGCATTTGAAACAGTGACGCTTCCTGAAACATCGACCATTGAAGGAGAAACTGTCTTTGAAACAGTGATGCTTCCTGAAACATCCACCATTGAAGGAGAAACTGTCTTTGAAACAGTGACGCTTCCTGAAACATCGACCATTGAAGGAGAAACTACATTTGAAACAGTGACGCTTCCTGAAACATCGACCATTGAAGGAGAAACTGCATTTGAAACAGTGACGCTTCCTGAAACATCGACCGTTGAAGCAGAAACTGTCTTTGAAACAGTGACGCTTCCTGAAACATCGACCATTGAAGGAGAAACCATCTTTGAAACAGTGACGCTTCCTGAAACTTCGACCATTGAAGGAGAAACCGCCTTTGAAACAGTGACGCTTCCTGAAACATCGACCATTGAAGGAGAAACCATCTTTGAAACAGTGACGCTTCCTGAAACATCGACCATTGACGGAGAAACTGTCTTTGAAACAGTGACTCTTCCTGAAACATCGACTATTGAAGGAGAAACTGCATTTGAAACAGTGACTCTTCCTGAAACATCGACCATTTGAAACAGTGACTCTTCCTGAAACATCGACCATAGAAGGAGAAACTGTCTTTGAAACAGTCACACTTCCTGAAACATCGACCGTTGAAGGGGAAACTGCATTTGAAACAGTGACGCTTCCTGAAACATCGACCATTGAAGCAGAAACGGTCTTTGAAACAGTGACGCTTCCTGAAACATCCACCATTGAAGGAGAAACTGTCTTTGAAACAGTGACGCTTCCTGAAACATCGACCATTGGCGGAGAAACTGTCTTTGAAACAGTGACGCTTCCTGAAACATCGACCATTGAAGCAGAAACTGTCTTTGAAACAGTGACGCTTCCTGAAACATCGACCATTGAAGGAGAAACTGTCTTTGAAACAGTGACGCTTCCTGAAACATCGACCATTAACGGAGAAACTGTCTTTGAAACAGTGACGCTTCCTGAAACATCGACCATTGAAGGAGAAACTGTCTTTGAAACAGTGACGCTTCCTGAAACATCGACCATTGAAGGAGAAACGGTCTTTGAAACAGTGACGCTTCCTGAAACATCGACCATTGAAGGAGAAACTGTCTTTGAAACAGTGACGCTTCCTGAAACATCGACCATTGACGGAGAAACTGTCTTTGAAACAGTGACGCTTCCTGAAACATCGACCATTGAAGCAGAAACTGTCTTTGAAACAGTAACTCTTCCTGAAACATCGACCGTTGAAGCAGAAACTGTCTTTGAAACAGTAACTCTTCCTGAAGCGTCGACCGTTGAAACAGAAACTGTCTATGAAACAGTAATGCTTCCTGAATCCACTCGTCCTCCAGGAACACCTACGATGCCCCCATCGACACCAACAGCACCTGCAGCAACAACTGTTTTGACAGAACTGGAACAAAGGAAGAAACAACTGGAAGAGGAGCTGGAACAGCTTCAAACTGCAATTGCTGCCAACAATGCTACCGCCAGCGCTCTTGCAGAAACGGAAGCAGCGTTGCAGCGAGTCATTGATGCCATAAGTAATAGTGGAAGCCACAAGAGGAGAAGACGATCCCCTACTTACGCTGTCAACCAAGGTGACGACACTGTGACAGTCGATCCATATTGTGAGGTAAATGAGGACAATGCCTTAACTGGGGACCCAACAGATCTGCTTCTTACAATGATCAACGATCTCTCCACCAAGCTATCCAACCTCACAACCGACCAAATCACCTGTTTCAATGAACTCATTGGTCATTTTGCTACACTCATAGAGAATGGAACGTTCGTCATCGATTCTAGTGTAGTCGGCAATATTACAGCCGCTGCAGAGGCAGCAAGCAGCGCCGTGGGAGAACAGATTGGGTCTTTAGAGACTCTCATTTCGAATCTACAGACGCAGGTAGAGGAAAAGATTGCCGAACTCAATGGGTTAGAAAGTGAACCTACGTCTACAACAGGTAAGGACTTCCACTTCTTTTACCGTGGTTTCTCCCATTTTAACAAGCATCACGAGTAACAGGAAAAATGATCATTACCTTTGAAATTTTATCCTGGTAGCTAAAAATAGGGCAATTAGTAATGCTATGCGGTTTAATAAtctgataataaaatcattatccttTATCTGTTACTGCATTTATTCTAAAGCTAATGCAAACGCTGATGTGCGTGTTACTACTCTTTTTCTTATTGGTCTTTGCATTGACATATAAATTACATCCGTGCTTATTTCCACAGCTTCAACAGCGACCCTTACGATATCTGGGACTTCAACTATTGTAACAGAAAGTGTTTCTGAAACAAGTACGTTATCCGAAACAACGACAATGGAAACGGAAACTGTTTTTGAAACTGGTACCTTCCCCGAAACATCGACAATAATTTTACCTGAGACATCGTCATTTGAAACAGAAACTGTTTTTGAAACTGTTACTTTATCTGAAACATCGACAATAATATTGCCTGAAACAACGACCGTTGAAACAGAAACTGTTTTTGAAACAATTACTTTACCTGAAACATCCTCAATAGAAACAGAAACTGTTTTTGAAACTGTTACTTTACCTGAAACATCGACTGTAATTTTACCTGAAACATCGACAATTCAAACAGAAACTGTTTTTGAAACTGTTACCTTACCTGAAACATCGACTGTAATTTTGCCTGAAACATCGACAATTGAAACAGAAACTGTTACCTTACCTGAAAAATCGACTGTAATTTTGCCTGAAACATCGACAATTCAAACAGAAACTGTTTTTGAAACTGTTACCTTACCTGAAACATCGACTGTAATTTTGCCTGAAACATCGACAATTGAAACAGAAACTGTTTTTGAAACTGTTACTTTACCTGAAACATCGACTGTAATTTTGCCAGAAACATCGACAACTGAAACAGAAACTGTTTTTGAAACTGTTACTTTACCTGAAACATCGACTGTAATTTTGCCAGAAACATCGACAACTGAAACAGAAACTGTTTTTGAAACTGTTACTTTACCTGAAACATCGACTGTAATTTTGCCTGCAACATCGACAATTCAAACAGAAACTGTTTTTGAAACTGTTACTTTACCTGAAACATCGACTGTAATTTTGCCTGAAACATCGACAATTGAAACAGAAACTGTTACCTTACCTGAAACATCGACTGTAATTTTGCCAGAAACATCGACAATTGAAACAGAAACTGTTACCTTACCTGAAACATCGACTGTAATTTT
Above is a window of Penaeus chinensis breed Huanghai No. 1 chromosome 19, ASM1920278v2, whole genome shotgun sequence DNA encoding:
- the LOC125034917 gene encoding mucin-3A-like — encoded protein: MLPETSTIEGETAFETVTLPETSTIEGETAFETVTLSETSTIEGETVFETVTLSETSTIEGETVFETVTLPETSTIEGETVFETVTLPETSTTEGETAFETVTPSETSTIEGEAIFETVTLPETSTIEGETVFETVTLPETSTIEGETAFETVTLPETSTIEGETVFETVTLPETSTIEGETVFETVTLPETSTVEAETAFETVTLPETSTIEGETVFETVMLPETSTIEGETVFETVTLPETSTIEGETTFETVTLPETSTIEGETAFETVTLPETSTVEAETVFETVTLPETSTIEGETIFETVTLPETSTIEGETAFETVTLPETSTIEGETIFETVTRNLTLPETSTIEGETVFETVTLPETSTVEGETAFETVTLPETSTIEAETVFETVTLPETSTIEGETVFETVTLPETSTIGGETVFETVTLPETSTIEAETVFETVTLPETSTIEGETVFETVTLPETSTINGETVFETVTLPETSTIEGETVFETVTLPETSTIEGETVFETVTLPETSTIEGETVFETVTLPETSTIDGETVFETVTLPETSTIEAETVFETVTLPETSTVEAETVFETVTLPEASTVETETVYETVMLPESTRPPGTPTMPPSTPTAPAATTVLTELEQRKKQLEEELEQLQTAIAANNATASALAETEAALQRVIDAISNSGSHKRRRRSPTYAVNQGDDTVTVDPYCEVNEDNALTGDPTDLLLTMINDLSTKLSNLTTDQITCFNELIGHFATLIENGTFVIDSSVVGNITAAAEAASSAVGEQIGSLETLISNLQTQVEEKIAELNGLESEPTSTTASTATLTISGTSTIVTESVSETSTLSETTTMETETVFETGTFPETSTIILPETSSFETETVFETVTLSETSTIILPETTTVETETVFETITLPETSSIETETVFETVTLPETSTVILPETSTIQTETVFETVTLPETSTVILPETSTIETETVTLPEKSTVILPETSTIQTETVFETVTLPETSTVILPETSTIETETVFETVTLPETSTVILPETSTTETETVFETVTLPETSTVILPETSTTETETVFETVTLPETSTVILPATSTIQTETVFETVTLPETSTVILPETSTIETETVTLPETSTVILPETSTIETETVTLPETSTVILPETSTIETETVFETITLPETSTVILPETSTTETETVFETVTLPETSTVILPETSTTETETVFETVTLPETSTVILPETSTIETETVTLPETSTVILPETSTTETETVFETVTLPETSTVILPETSTIETETVFETVTLPETSTVILPETSTTETETVFETVTLPETSTVILPETSTIETETVTLPEISTVILPETSTIETETVTLPETSTVILPETSTIQTETVFETVTLPETSTIILPETTTVEAETVFETITLPETSSVETETVFEPVTLPETSTMILPETPTPEPSVPATTIEESSARETELRKQIAELSLRTSNLADADESISNFNTSVANTRKRRSASLAIGQDGQDITIDPYCGVNAEDSLAGNTSTVLLAVLTDLSEEVSNLTTDQISCFSQLLEKFTAFIENGSIIIDPLFKSSIINAANVASDAVEEELSDVQALITDLQKELDILTGESTTTAAPEPEPGPEPLPVPAPRKSHLRLVILQQVNLP